The proteins below come from a single Malus sylvestris chromosome 3, drMalSylv7.2, whole genome shotgun sequence genomic window:
- the LOC126614769 gene encoding uncharacterized protein LOC126614769 isoform X1, which yields MAEASSASATKSDEEKVEMLDRLLTRLALCDDSNLQPLLSKLLPFTISSLSSQSSAVRNKVLEILSHVNKRVKHQPEIGLPLSELWNIYSEANTASMVRNFCILYIEMAMDRADTKQKEDLAAILLSGVSRLPLQHQEIILRLATKVIGECHSKGINNEVAAKYRMISDSQDRNVFLEFCLHTLLYQQSSQRECPPGLSVAQTNRVTGKQPLKNDILLTRKLGILNVIDAMELAPELVYPLYVASSVDCQEPVVKRGEELLKKKAAGANLDDSDLINKLFLLFNGTAGSQSVAPESRITPANPALKAKLISIFCRSITTANSFPATLQCIFGCIYGSDTTSRLKQLGMEFTVWVFKHSKIDQLKLMGPVILSGILKSLDTVSSSESDATVRDSKTFAYQAIGLLAQRMPQLFRDKIDMAVRLFDALKVEAQHFRLSIQEATNSLATAYKGAPSTVLKDLEMLLLKNAQEEQSEVRFCVIRWATSLFDLQHCPSRFICMLGAADTKLDIREIALEGLLLVKDDGQIMSQKQELHYPKLGVMLDYILRQQPNLLDSSEMREQKLHFPSKTYLVMIQFLLKCFDSELEQDSSIKGSTDFQSSVEALCLLLEHAMAFEGSVELHAQASKALIVIGSCMPELIASRYAQKVSWLRQLLSHVDLDTREAAARLLGFASSALAPAESSALISELIASVSGRRKIRFEEQHGALCAVGYVTADCMSRTPAIPDALFQTTLKCLVDVTNSETAPLASIATQALGHIGLIIPLPSLVIDSSSVDILVVLNEKLRKLLGGDDNKAIQKVVISIGHMCVKETSSSRLNIALDLIFSLSRSKVEDILFAAGEALSFLWGGVPVTADLILKANYSLSMASNFLMGDVTSSLSKYISIEKNGAEEERNAKVRDAITKKLFDDLLYSTRKEDRCSGTVWLLSITMYCGHDPAIQKMLPDIQEAFSHLLGEQNELTQELASQGMSIVYELGDAAMKENLVHALVNSLTGSGKRKRAIKLDEDSEVFQEGVIGEGLSGGKLSTYKELCNVANEMGQPDLIYKFMDLANYQASLNSKRGAAFGFSKIAKQAGDALKPHLRSLIPRLVRYQYDPDKNVQDAMSHIWKSLVADSKKTIDENMDLIVDDLLIQCGSRLWRSRESSCLALADIIQGRKFDQVGKHLRKLWSAAFRAMDDIKETVRNSGDKLCRALTSLTVRLSDVSLTDVSEARHTMDIVLPYLLTDGILSKVDSIRKASIGVVMKLAKGAGIAIRPHLSDLVCCMLESLSSLEDQGLNYVELHAANAGIQTEKLENLRISIAKGSPMWETLDLCIKVVDVESLDQLVPRLAQLVRSGVGLNTRVGVASFITLLVQKVGVEIKPYTSRLLRLLFPVVKDEKSAASKRAFAGACAAVLKHAAPTQAEKLIDDTVALHTGDKNYQVSCAILLKSYSSVASDALSGYLAAIIPAIFISRFEDDKVISSLFEELWEEHTSGERVALQLYLVEIVSLICEGIGSSSWASKKKSAQAISKLSDVLGESLSSYYPVLLQSLMKEIPGRLWEGKDALLDAIAALSVSCHKAISSDDPSTLNEILSIVSSACTKKAKKYREAALTCLEKVVRAFGNQEVFNVVFPLLLEIFSSASLDQSGKESLAGDAAKAEEDQVEKVSVPHNKILDCMTACIHVAHINDILGQQKKFLHVLITTLSSGLPWTVKVSALSSTKELCSMLQKALDDSQEPSIHASIISSVQELFLSMPPQIVECIRTINVAQVHVAASETLLVIVKLYEKLQTIHCRDEKFMGELVHLYEVEKNGEAKSLLKKCVDALENLKQEDVEDDSMCSA from the exons ATGGCGGAAGCATCATCGGCGTCTGCGACAAAGTCGGATGAAGAGAAAGTAGAGATGCTGGACCGGTTGCTAACTCGGCTAGCTCTCTGCGATGACTCCAACCTCCAACCCTTACTCTCCAAGCTTCTCCCCTTCACCATTTCCTCACTTTCTTCTCAATCCTCCGCCGTCCGCAACAAG GTTCTTGAGATATTGAGTCACGTAAACAAGAGAGTGAAGCACCAACCTGAGATTGGTTTACCCTTGTCGGAGTTATGGAATATATATTCGGAAGCTAATACTGCTTCAATGGTCAGGAATTTCTGCATTCTGTATATCGAGATGGCAATGGACCGTGCAGATACAAAA CAAAAGGAAGATTTGGCAGCCATACTTCTGTCGGGTGTTTCCAGGCTTCCTCTTCAGCACCAAGAAATTATACTCAGACTCGCTACTAAG GTCATTGGTGAATGTCACTCAAAAGGAATTAACAATGAAGTTGCTGCAAAGTATAGAATGATAAGTGATTCCCAGGACAGGAACGTGTTTCTTGAATTTTGCCTTCATACATTGTTGTATCAACAGTCATCTCAAAG AGAATGCCCACCTGGACTTTCGGTTGCTCAAACCAACCGTGTGACAGGGAAACAACCATTGAAAAATGATATACTTCTAACAAGAAAG TTAGGGATCTTGAATGTTATTGACGCTATGGAGCTGGCCCCTGAGCTCGTTTATCCGCTATACGTGGCTTCCTCCGTAGATTG TCAAGAGCCTGTTGTTAAGAGAGGGGAGGAGCTTCTAAAGAAGAAGGCTGCTGGAGCTAACTTAGATGATTCAGACCTGATAaacaaactttttttgttatttaatg GTACTGCTGGATCTCAAAGTGTTGCTCCTGAATCTAGAATCACTCCGGCAAATCCTGCTTTGAAAGCAAAACTTATATCTATTTTCTGCCGATCTATTACAACAGCCAACAGTTTCCCTGCAACTTTACAGTGCATTTTTGGTTGCATATATG GAAGTGATACCACATCGAGGTTGAAGCAGTTGGGAATGGAATTCACTGTCTGGGTATTTAAACAT TCAAAGATTGATCAACTCAAACTCATGGGCCCTGTTATTCTGAGTGGAATTCTGAAGTCACTTGACACTGTTTCAAGTTCAGAATCAG ATGCTACTGTTAGGGACTCCAAAACTTTTGCTTATCAAGCAATTGGGTTGCTTGCACAGCGCATGCCTCAACTTTTCAG AGATAAGATTGACATGGCTGTGCGTCTTTTTGATGCATTGAAGGTGGAGGCCCAGCATTTTCGCCTCAGTATACAAGAAGCAACCAATTCCCTTGCCACTGCTTACAAG GGTGCCCCATCAACAGTGCTAAAGGATCTGGAGATGCTTTTGCTAAAAAATGCTCAAGAG GAACAAAGTGAAGTACGATTCTGTGTGATAAGATGGGCGACTTCTTTATTTGATTTGCAACATTGCCCTAGCCGATTTATTTGTATGCTTGGGGCAGCTGATACTAAATTGGATATAAG GGAGATAGCTCTTGAGGGCCTTTTACTTGTGAAAGATGATGGGCAAATCATGAGTCAGAAGCAGGAGCTACATTACCCAAAACTTGGAGTCATGTTAGATTATATTCTTAGGCAGCAACCGAACTTATTAGATTCATCTGAGATGAGGGAGCAGAAGCTTCATTTTCCCTCAAAAACATATCTAGTTATGATTCAATTTCTGTTGAAGTGCTTCGACTCGGAATTGGAGCAAGACAGTTCTATTAAAGGGTCAACTGATTTTCAGTCTTCTGTAGAAGCACTCTGCTTACTTCTTGAACATGCTATGGCCTTTGAAGGGTCTGTCGAGTTGCATGCCCAGGCTTCCAAGGCTTTAATTGTAATTGGATCTTGTATGCCAGAG CTGATAGCCTCGCGCTATGCCCAAAAAGTTTCATGGCTAAGGCAACTACTCAGTCATGTTGACTTGGATACCCGTGAAGCTGCAGCACGTTTACTTGGGTTTGCTTCCTCTGCTCTTGCTCCAGCTGAATCTTCTGCTCTTATCTCTGAACTAATTGCCTCAGTTAGTGGAAGACGTAAGATAAG GTTTGAAGAACAACATGGAGCATTATGTGCAGTAGGATATGTAACTGCAGACTGTATGTCGCGAACACCAGCC ATTCCAGATGCACTGTTTCAAACTACATTAAAGTGCCTTGTTGATGTTACTAATTCTGAGACTGCACCACTGGCCTCAATAGCAACCCAAGCCTTAGGTCACATTGGGCTGATTATCCCATTGCCTTCGCTTGTTATTGATTCTAGTTCAG TTGATATTCTGGTTGTTTTAAATGAGAAGTTGAGAAAACTACTCGGTGGCGATGACAATAAAGCAATTCAAAAAGTTGTTATATCCATTGGCCATATGTGTGTAAAGGAAACTTCATCTTCACGTCTAAATATTGCCCTCGATTTAATTTTCAGTCTTTCCCGATCCAAG GTCGAGGACATCCTCTTTGCTGCTGGCGAGGCTCTATCATTTTTATGGGGTGGTGTTCCAGTGACTGCAGATTTAATTCTCAAAGCTAATTATTCGCTTTCGATGGCTTCGAACTTTCTTATGGGAGATGTAACCTCATCTCTGTCAAAATATATCTCAATTGAAAAGAATGGAGCTGAAGAAGAACGTAATGCCAAAGTTAGAGATGCAATAACTAAAAAGCTCTTTGACGATCTTCTATACAGTACAAGAAAGGAAGATCGGTGTTCTGGAACTGTTTGGTTATTATCAATTACAATGTATTGTGGCCATGACCCAGCTATCCAGAAAATGCTTCCAGACATTCAG GAGGCTTTTTCACATCTTCTGGGCGAACAGAATGAACTTACACAGGAGCTGGCCTCACAAGGGATGAGCATTGTGTATGAACTTGGTGATGCAGCAATGAAGGAGAATTTGGTCCATGCACTTGTTAACTCTCTGACTGGTTCAGGGAAGAGGAAAAGAGCTATCAAG CTCGATGAAGACTCTGAAGTGTTTCAAGAGGGAGTTATTGGTGAAGGCCTGAGTGGAGGGAAACTGAGCACATACAAGGAGCTTTGCAATGTTGCAAATGAGATGGGGCAACCAGATCTAATTTATAAGTTTATGGATCTGGCTAATTATCAAGCCTCTCTAAATTCCAAGAGGGGTGCTGCCTTTGGATTTTCAAAGATAGCTAAGCAAGCAGGAGATGCTCTAAAGCCACACTTGCGTTCATTGATTCCAAGACTAGTTCGGTACCAATACGATCCTGACAAAAATGTGCAG GATGCTATGTCACACATATGGAAATCACTAGTAGCAGATTCAAAGAAAACCATTGATGAGAACATGGACCTCATTGTTGATGATTTGTTAATACAATGTGGATCCCGGCTTTGGCGCTCCCGTGAGTCGTCATGTCTTGCTCTTGCGGATATCATTCAGGGTCGAAAGTTTGATCAG GTGGGGAAGCATTTAAGAAAATTATGGTCAGCAGCGTTCCGTGCCATGGATGACATAAAAGAGACTGTTCGAAACTCTGGTGACAAGTTATGCCGTGCTTTAACTTCATTGACAGTGAGGCTTTCTGATGTCTCCCTAACTGATGTATCAGAGGCACGCCATACAATGGATATTGTTCTGCCTTATCTGCTTACAGATGGAATACTAAGTAAAGTTGATAGTATTCGCAAAGCATCTATCGGAGTTGTTATGAAGCTTGCAAAG GGTGCAGGGATTGCAATTCGCCCACATTTATCTGATTTGGTTTGTTGCATGCTGGAAAGTTTATCTAGCCTTGAGGACCAAGGGCTTAACTATGTGGAG TTGCATGCAGCAAATGCTGGAATACAGACAGAGAAGCTTGAGAACTTAAGAATTTCAATTGCAAAAGGTTCTCCTATGTGGGAAACTCTTGATCTCTGCATTAAAGTTGTGGATGTGGAATCATTAGATCAATTGGTTCCTCGTCTTGCTCAGTTGGTTCGGTCCGGAGTGGGCCTCAATACAAG GGTTGGGGTTGCCAGCTTTATTACATTACTAGTTCAAAAAGTTGGTGTTGAAATCAAACCATATACGAGCAGGCTACTGAGGCTGTTGTTTCCAGTTGTTAAGGATGAAAAAAGTGCTGCATCAAAACGTGCCTTTGCTGGTGCTTGTGCAGCAGTTTTAAAGCATGCAGCACCTACTCAGGCAGAAAAATTGATTGACGATACTGTAGCTTTGCATACCGGTGATAAAAATTATCAAGTTTCATGTGCAATTTTATTGAAAAGCTATTCATCTGTGGCCTCAGATGCCTTGAGTGGATATCTTGCAGCAATTATTCCAGCTATTTTTATCTCAAG ATTTGAGGATGACAAAGTTATTTCTAGCCTGTTTGAAGAGTTGTGGGAAGAGCATACAAGTGGTGAAAGGGTAGCCCTTCAGTTGTACTTAGTAGAAattgtttctttgatttgtgAGGGCATTGGATCATCATCATGGGCAAGTAAAAAGAAG TCAGCACAGGCAATCTCCAAGCTCAGTGATGTTTTGGGTGAATCGTTGTCTTCTTACTATCCTGTCTTGCTCCAATCTCTTATGAAAGAGATTCCTGGTCGGTTATGGGAG GGAAAGGATGCTCTATTAGATGCAATAGCTGCTCTTTCTGTGTCTTGCCACAAAGCAATTTCAAGTGATGATCCCTCCACCCTGAATGAAATTTTGAGCATAGTATCTTCTGCATGCACcaaaaaagcaaagaaataccGTGAAGCAGCTCTCACCTGTCTTGAAAAG GTTGTTAGAGCCTTTGGTAACCAAGAGGTCTTTAATGTGGTTTTTCCATTATTACTTGAGATTTTCAGTTCTGCCAGTCTCGATCAGTCTGGGAAAGAATCTTTGGCTGGTGATGCTGCCAAAGCAG AAGAAGATCAAGTTGAAAAGGTTTCTGTTCCACACAACAAAATTTTGGACTGCATGACAGCCTGCATCCATGTGGCACATATAAATGATATTCTTGGACAACAGAAGAAGTTCTTGCATGTGTTGATTACCACGCTGTCATCTGGACTTCCATGGACAG TCAAAGTATCTGCACTTTCATCAACGAAGGAACTTTGTTCAATGCTTCAGAAGGCTCTGGATGACTCTCAAGAACCTTCTATACATGCCAGCATAATATCTTCAGTTCAGGAG TTGTTTCTCTCAATGCCACCTCAAATAGTTGAATGCATACGAACAATTAACGTTGCCCAG GTTCACGTCGCTGCTTCAGAGACCCTTCTTGTGATCGTCAAGCTGTATGAGAAGCTCCAAACGATACATTGTAGGGACGAAAAATTTATGGGCGAGCTTGTTCATCTGTATGAGGTGGAGAAAAATGGTGAAGCAAAGTCCTTGTTGAAAAAATGTGTCGACGCTCTTGAAAACCTGAAACAAGAGGATGTCGAAGATGACTCGATGTGTTCGGCATAA
- the LOC126614769 gene encoding uncharacterized protein LOC126614769 isoform X2: MAEASSASATKSDEEKVEMLDRLLTRLALCDDSNLQPLLSKLLPFTISSLSSQSSAVRNKVLEILSHVNKRVKHQPEIGLPLSELWNIYSEANTASMVRNFCILYIEMAMDRADTKQKEDLAAILLSGVSRLPLQHQEIILRLATKVIGECHSKGINNEVAAKYRMISDSQDRNVFLEFCLHTLLYQQSSQRECPPGLSVAQTNRVTGKQPLKNDILLTRKLGILNVIDAMELAPELVYPLYVASSVDCQEPVVKRGEELLKKKAAGANLDDSDLINKLFLLFNGTAGSQSVAPESRITPANPALKAKLISIFCRSITTANSFPATLQCIFGCIYGSDTTSRLKQLGMEFTVWVFKHSKIDQLKLMGPVILSGILKSLDTVSSSESDATVRDSKTFAYQAIGLLAQRMPQLFRDKIDMAVRLFDALKVEAQHFRLSIQEATNSLATAYKGAPSTVLKDLEMLLLKNAQEEQSEVRFCVIRWATSLFDLQHCPSRFICMLGAADTKLDIREIALEGLLLVKDDGQIMSQKQELHYPKLGVMLDYILRQQPNLLDSSEMREQKLHFPSKTYLVMIQFLLKCFDSELEQDSSIKGSTDFQSSVEALCLLLEHAMAFEGSVELHAQASKALIVIGSCMPELIASRYAQKVSWLRQLLSHVDLDTREAAARLLGFASSALAPAESSALISELIASVSGRRKIRFEEQHGALCAVGYVTADCMSRTPAIPDALFQTTLKCLVDVTNSETAPLASIATQALGHIGLIIPLPSLVIDSSSVDILVVLNEKLRKLLGGDDNKAIQKVVISIGHMCVKETSSSRLNIALDLIFSLSRSKVEDILFAAGEALSFLWGGVPVTADLILKANYSLSMASNFLMGDVTSSLSKYISIEKNGAEEERNAKVRDAITKKLFDDLLYSTRKEDRCSGTVWLLSITMYCGHDPAIQKMLPDIQEAFSHLLGEQNELTQELASQGMSIVYELGDAAMKENLVHALVNSLTGSGKRKRAIKLDEDSEVFQEGVIGEGLSGGKLSTYKELCNVANEMGQPDLIYKFMDLANYQASLNSKRGAAFGFSKIAKQAGDALKPHLRSLIPRLVRYQYDPDKNVQDAMSHIWKSLVADSKKTIDENMDLIVDDLLIQCGSRLWRSRESSCLALADIIQGRKFDQVGKHLRKLWSAAFRAMDDIKETVRNSGDKLCRALTSLTVRLSDVSLTDVSEARHTMDIVLPYLLTDGILSKVDSIRKASIGVVMKLAKGAGIAIRPHLSDLVCCMLESLSSLEDQGLNYVELHAANAGIQTEKLENLRISIAKGSPMWETLDLCIKVVDVESLDQLVPRLAQLVRSGVGLNTRVGVASFITLLVQKVGVEIKPYTSRLLRLLFPVVKDEKSAASKRAFAGACAAVLKHAAPTQAEKLIDDTVALHTGDKNYQVSCAILLKSYSSVASDALSGYLAAIIPAIFISRFEDDKVISSLFEELWEEHTSGERVALQLYLVEIVSLICEGIGSSSWASKKKSAQAISKLSDVLGESLSSYYPVLLQSLMKEIPGRLWEGKDALLDAIAALSVSCHKAISSDDPSTLNEILSIVSSACTKKAKKYREAALTCLEKVVRAFGNQEVFNVVFPLLLEIFSSASLDQSGKESLAGDAAKAEDQVEKVSVPHNKILDCMTACIHVAHINDILGQQKKFLHVLITTLSSGLPWTVKVSALSSTKELCSMLQKALDDSQEPSIHASIISSVQELFLSMPPQIVECIRTINVAQVHVAASETLLVIVKLYEKLQTIHCRDEKFMGELVHLYEVEKNGEAKSLLKKCVDALENLKQEDVEDDSMCSA, from the exons ATGGCGGAAGCATCATCGGCGTCTGCGACAAAGTCGGATGAAGAGAAAGTAGAGATGCTGGACCGGTTGCTAACTCGGCTAGCTCTCTGCGATGACTCCAACCTCCAACCCTTACTCTCCAAGCTTCTCCCCTTCACCATTTCCTCACTTTCTTCTCAATCCTCCGCCGTCCGCAACAAG GTTCTTGAGATATTGAGTCACGTAAACAAGAGAGTGAAGCACCAACCTGAGATTGGTTTACCCTTGTCGGAGTTATGGAATATATATTCGGAAGCTAATACTGCTTCAATGGTCAGGAATTTCTGCATTCTGTATATCGAGATGGCAATGGACCGTGCAGATACAAAA CAAAAGGAAGATTTGGCAGCCATACTTCTGTCGGGTGTTTCCAGGCTTCCTCTTCAGCACCAAGAAATTATACTCAGACTCGCTACTAAG GTCATTGGTGAATGTCACTCAAAAGGAATTAACAATGAAGTTGCTGCAAAGTATAGAATGATAAGTGATTCCCAGGACAGGAACGTGTTTCTTGAATTTTGCCTTCATACATTGTTGTATCAACAGTCATCTCAAAG AGAATGCCCACCTGGACTTTCGGTTGCTCAAACCAACCGTGTGACAGGGAAACAACCATTGAAAAATGATATACTTCTAACAAGAAAG TTAGGGATCTTGAATGTTATTGACGCTATGGAGCTGGCCCCTGAGCTCGTTTATCCGCTATACGTGGCTTCCTCCGTAGATTG TCAAGAGCCTGTTGTTAAGAGAGGGGAGGAGCTTCTAAAGAAGAAGGCTGCTGGAGCTAACTTAGATGATTCAGACCTGATAaacaaactttttttgttatttaatg GTACTGCTGGATCTCAAAGTGTTGCTCCTGAATCTAGAATCACTCCGGCAAATCCTGCTTTGAAAGCAAAACTTATATCTATTTTCTGCCGATCTATTACAACAGCCAACAGTTTCCCTGCAACTTTACAGTGCATTTTTGGTTGCATATATG GAAGTGATACCACATCGAGGTTGAAGCAGTTGGGAATGGAATTCACTGTCTGGGTATTTAAACAT TCAAAGATTGATCAACTCAAACTCATGGGCCCTGTTATTCTGAGTGGAATTCTGAAGTCACTTGACACTGTTTCAAGTTCAGAATCAG ATGCTACTGTTAGGGACTCCAAAACTTTTGCTTATCAAGCAATTGGGTTGCTTGCACAGCGCATGCCTCAACTTTTCAG AGATAAGATTGACATGGCTGTGCGTCTTTTTGATGCATTGAAGGTGGAGGCCCAGCATTTTCGCCTCAGTATACAAGAAGCAACCAATTCCCTTGCCACTGCTTACAAG GGTGCCCCATCAACAGTGCTAAAGGATCTGGAGATGCTTTTGCTAAAAAATGCTCAAGAG GAACAAAGTGAAGTACGATTCTGTGTGATAAGATGGGCGACTTCTTTATTTGATTTGCAACATTGCCCTAGCCGATTTATTTGTATGCTTGGGGCAGCTGATACTAAATTGGATATAAG GGAGATAGCTCTTGAGGGCCTTTTACTTGTGAAAGATGATGGGCAAATCATGAGTCAGAAGCAGGAGCTACATTACCCAAAACTTGGAGTCATGTTAGATTATATTCTTAGGCAGCAACCGAACTTATTAGATTCATCTGAGATGAGGGAGCAGAAGCTTCATTTTCCCTCAAAAACATATCTAGTTATGATTCAATTTCTGTTGAAGTGCTTCGACTCGGAATTGGAGCAAGACAGTTCTATTAAAGGGTCAACTGATTTTCAGTCTTCTGTAGAAGCACTCTGCTTACTTCTTGAACATGCTATGGCCTTTGAAGGGTCTGTCGAGTTGCATGCCCAGGCTTCCAAGGCTTTAATTGTAATTGGATCTTGTATGCCAGAG CTGATAGCCTCGCGCTATGCCCAAAAAGTTTCATGGCTAAGGCAACTACTCAGTCATGTTGACTTGGATACCCGTGAAGCTGCAGCACGTTTACTTGGGTTTGCTTCCTCTGCTCTTGCTCCAGCTGAATCTTCTGCTCTTATCTCTGAACTAATTGCCTCAGTTAGTGGAAGACGTAAGATAAG GTTTGAAGAACAACATGGAGCATTATGTGCAGTAGGATATGTAACTGCAGACTGTATGTCGCGAACACCAGCC ATTCCAGATGCACTGTTTCAAACTACATTAAAGTGCCTTGTTGATGTTACTAATTCTGAGACTGCACCACTGGCCTCAATAGCAACCCAAGCCTTAGGTCACATTGGGCTGATTATCCCATTGCCTTCGCTTGTTATTGATTCTAGTTCAG TTGATATTCTGGTTGTTTTAAATGAGAAGTTGAGAAAACTACTCGGTGGCGATGACAATAAAGCAATTCAAAAAGTTGTTATATCCATTGGCCATATGTGTGTAAAGGAAACTTCATCTTCACGTCTAAATATTGCCCTCGATTTAATTTTCAGTCTTTCCCGATCCAAG GTCGAGGACATCCTCTTTGCTGCTGGCGAGGCTCTATCATTTTTATGGGGTGGTGTTCCAGTGACTGCAGATTTAATTCTCAAAGCTAATTATTCGCTTTCGATGGCTTCGAACTTTCTTATGGGAGATGTAACCTCATCTCTGTCAAAATATATCTCAATTGAAAAGAATGGAGCTGAAGAAGAACGTAATGCCAAAGTTAGAGATGCAATAACTAAAAAGCTCTTTGACGATCTTCTATACAGTACAAGAAAGGAAGATCGGTGTTCTGGAACTGTTTGGTTATTATCAATTACAATGTATTGTGGCCATGACCCAGCTATCCAGAAAATGCTTCCAGACATTCAG GAGGCTTTTTCACATCTTCTGGGCGAACAGAATGAACTTACACAGGAGCTGGCCTCACAAGGGATGAGCATTGTGTATGAACTTGGTGATGCAGCAATGAAGGAGAATTTGGTCCATGCACTTGTTAACTCTCTGACTGGTTCAGGGAAGAGGAAAAGAGCTATCAAG CTCGATGAAGACTCTGAAGTGTTTCAAGAGGGAGTTATTGGTGAAGGCCTGAGTGGAGGGAAACTGAGCACATACAAGGAGCTTTGCAATGTTGCAAATGAGATGGGGCAACCAGATCTAATTTATAAGTTTATGGATCTGGCTAATTATCAAGCCTCTCTAAATTCCAAGAGGGGTGCTGCCTTTGGATTTTCAAAGATAGCTAAGCAAGCAGGAGATGCTCTAAAGCCACACTTGCGTTCATTGATTCCAAGACTAGTTCGGTACCAATACGATCCTGACAAAAATGTGCAG GATGCTATGTCACACATATGGAAATCACTAGTAGCAGATTCAAAGAAAACCATTGATGAGAACATGGACCTCATTGTTGATGATTTGTTAATACAATGTGGATCCCGGCTTTGGCGCTCCCGTGAGTCGTCATGTCTTGCTCTTGCGGATATCATTCAGGGTCGAAAGTTTGATCAG GTGGGGAAGCATTTAAGAAAATTATGGTCAGCAGCGTTCCGTGCCATGGATGACATAAAAGAGACTGTTCGAAACTCTGGTGACAAGTTATGCCGTGCTTTAACTTCATTGACAGTGAGGCTTTCTGATGTCTCCCTAACTGATGTATCAGAGGCACGCCATACAATGGATATTGTTCTGCCTTATCTGCTTACAGATGGAATACTAAGTAAAGTTGATAGTATTCGCAAAGCATCTATCGGAGTTGTTATGAAGCTTGCAAAG GGTGCAGGGATTGCAATTCGCCCACATTTATCTGATTTGGTTTGTTGCATGCTGGAAAGTTTATCTAGCCTTGAGGACCAAGGGCTTAACTATGTGGAG TTGCATGCAGCAAATGCTGGAATACAGACAGAGAAGCTTGAGAACTTAAGAATTTCAATTGCAAAAGGTTCTCCTATGTGGGAAACTCTTGATCTCTGCATTAAAGTTGTGGATGTGGAATCATTAGATCAATTGGTTCCTCGTCTTGCTCAGTTGGTTCGGTCCGGAGTGGGCCTCAATACAAG GGTTGGGGTTGCCAGCTTTATTACATTACTAGTTCAAAAAGTTGGTGTTGAAATCAAACCATATACGAGCAGGCTACTGAGGCTGTTGTTTCCAGTTGTTAAGGATGAAAAAAGTGCTGCATCAAAACGTGCCTTTGCTGGTGCTTGTGCAGCAGTTTTAAAGCATGCAGCACCTACTCAGGCAGAAAAATTGATTGACGATACTGTAGCTTTGCATACCGGTGATAAAAATTATCAAGTTTCATGTGCAATTTTATTGAAAAGCTATTCATCTGTGGCCTCAGATGCCTTGAGTGGATATCTTGCAGCAATTATTCCAGCTATTTTTATCTCAAG ATTTGAGGATGACAAAGTTATTTCTAGCCTGTTTGAAGAGTTGTGGGAAGAGCATACAAGTGGTGAAAGGGTAGCCCTTCAGTTGTACTTAGTAGAAattgtttctttgatttgtgAGGGCATTGGATCATCATCATGGGCAAGTAAAAAGAAG TCAGCACAGGCAATCTCCAAGCTCAGTGATGTTTTGGGTGAATCGTTGTCTTCTTACTATCCTGTCTTGCTCCAATCTCTTATGAAAGAGATTCCTGGTCGGTTATGGGAG GGAAAGGATGCTCTATTAGATGCAATAGCTGCTCTTTCTGTGTCTTGCCACAAAGCAATTTCAAGTGATGATCCCTCCACCCTGAATGAAATTTTGAGCATAGTATCTTCTGCATGCACcaaaaaagcaaagaaataccGTGAAGCAGCTCTCACCTGTCTTGAAAAG GTTGTTAGAGCCTTTGGTAACCAAGAGGTCTTTAATGTGGTTTTTCCATTATTACTTGAGATTTTCAGTTCTGCCAGTCTCGATCAGTCTGGGAAAGAATCTTTGGCTGGTGATGCTGCCAAAGCAG AAGATCAAGTTGAAAAGGTTTCTGTTCCACACAACAAAATTTTGGACTGCATGACAGCCTGCATCCATGTGGCACATATAAATGATATTCTTGGACAACAGAAGAAGTTCTTGCATGTGTTGATTACCACGCTGTCATCTGGACTTCCATGGACAG TCAAAGTATCTGCACTTTCATCAACGAAGGAACTTTGTTCAATGCTTCAGAAGGCTCTGGATGACTCTCAAGAACCTTCTATACATGCCAGCATAATATCTTCAGTTCAGGAG TTGTTTCTCTCAATGCCACCTCAAATAGTTGAATGCATACGAACAATTAACGTTGCCCAG GTTCACGTCGCTGCTTCAGAGACCCTTCTTGTGATCGTCAAGCTGTATGAGAAGCTCCAAACGATACATTGTAGGGACGAAAAATTTATGGGCGAGCTTGTTCATCTGTATGAGGTGGAGAAAAATGGTGAAGCAAAGTCCTTGTTGAAAAAATGTGTCGACGCTCTTGAAAACCTGAAACAAGAGGATGTCGAAGATGACTCGATGTGTTCGGCATAA